A portion of the Citrobacter rodentium NBRC 105723 = DSM 16636 genome contains these proteins:
- the ptrA gene encoding pitrilysin: protein MPRSTLFKALLLLVAFWAPLSQADTGWQPIAETIRKSDKDTRQYQAVRLDNEMVVLLVSDPQAVKSLSALVVPVGSLEDPDAHQGLAHYLEHMCLMGSKKYPQADSLAEYLKLHGGSHNASTAPYRTAYYLEVDNDALTGAVDRLADAVAQPLLDKKYADRERNAVNAELTMARTRDGMRMAQVSAETINPAHPGARFSGGNLETLSDKPGNPVQQALLDFHNKYYSANLMKAVIYSNKPLPELAKMAAETFGRVPNKNIKKPEITVPVVTDAQKGIIIHYVPALPRKVLRVEFRIDNNSAQFRSKTDELIAYLIGNRTPGTLSDWLQKQGLVEGIRADADPVVNGNSGVLAISATLTDKGLANREEVAAAIFGYLNLLREKGVDKRYFDELAHVLDLDFRYPSITRDMDYVEWLADTMIRVPVAHTLDAVNIADRYDAKAIQQRLAMMTPQNARIWYISPQEPHNKTAYFVDAPYQVDKISEQTFAAWQKKAQGIALSLPELNPYIPDDFTLVKPQKKYARPALIVDEPGLRVVYAPSQYFASEPRADVSVILRNPQAMNSARNQVMFALNDYLAGIALDQLANQASVGGIGFSTNANNGLMLNANGYTQRLPQLFQALLTGYFSYTATEEQLAQAKSWYSQMLDSAEKGKAYEQAIMPVQMLSQVPYFSRDERRALLASITLKEVMAYREALKTGARPEFLAIGNMSEAQVMTMARDMQKQLGANGAEWCRNKDVLVDKKQSVIFEKAGSSTDSALAAVFVPTGYDEYASSAYSAMLSQIVQPWFYNQLRTEEQLGYAVFAFPMSVGRQWGMGFLLQSSDKQPGYLWQRYRAFFPTAEAKLRAMKPEEFAQIQQSIVAQMLQAPQTLGEEAGKISKDFDRGNMRFDSRDKIVAQIKLLTPQKLADFFHQAVIAPKGMAILSQISGGQNGKAEYVHPEGWKVWDSVSALQQTMPLLSEKNE from the coding sequence ATGCCCCGCAGCACCTTGTTCAAAGCGTTACTGTTGTTAGTCGCCTTCTGGGCGCCCTTAAGTCAGGCAGATACCGGTTGGCAACCCATTGCGGAAACCATCCGTAAAAGCGATAAAGATACCCGTCAGTATCAGGCCGTGCGTCTGGACAATGAGATGGTGGTCTTGCTGGTATCCGATCCGCAGGCGGTAAAGTCTCTCTCTGCGCTGGTGGTGCCCGTCGGGTCGCTGGAAGATCCGGACGCGCATCAGGGGCTGGCGCACTATCTCGAACATATGTGCCTGATGGGGTCCAAAAAATACCCGCAGGCCGACAGCCTCGCGGAATACCTCAAGCTGCACGGCGGTAGCCATAACGCCAGCACCGCGCCGTATCGCACGGCGTACTATCTGGAAGTGGATAACGACGCGCTGACAGGCGCGGTTGACCGTCTGGCGGACGCCGTAGCACAACCGCTACTGGATAAGAAATATGCCGATCGTGAGCGCAATGCGGTGAACGCGGAGCTCACTATGGCGCGAACCCGCGACGGGATGCGAATGGCGCAGGTCAGCGCGGAAACCATTAACCCGGCGCATCCGGGGGCGCGTTTTTCCGGCGGTAATCTTGAAACCCTGAGCGATAAGCCCGGTAATCCGGTGCAGCAGGCGTTACTCGATTTTCATAACAAGTATTACTCCGCTAACCTGATGAAAGCGGTGATTTACAGCAATAAGCCATTGCCGGAGCTGGCAAAGATGGCTGCTGAGACCTTTGGCCGGGTGCCGAACAAAAATATCAAAAAGCCGGAAATTACCGTTCCGGTGGTCACCGACGCGCAGAAAGGGATCATTATTCACTATGTTCCTGCGCTGCCGCGAAAAGTGCTGCGCGTTGAGTTTCGCATCGACAATAACAGCGCGCAGTTCCGCAGTAAAACGGACGAACTGATCGCCTATCTGATTGGCAACCGCACGCCGGGAACGCTCTCTGACTGGCTGCAAAAGCAGGGGCTGGTGGAAGGCATCCGCGCCGACGCCGATCCGGTGGTGAACGGCAACAGCGGCGTGCTGGCGATCTCCGCAACGCTTACCGACAAGGGACTGGCTAACCGCGAAGAGGTGGCGGCGGCTATTTTCGGCTATCTCAACCTGTTGCGCGAAAAAGGCGTCGATAAACGCTACTTTGACGAACTGGCGCATGTTCTCGATCTCGACTTCCGCTATCCGTCAATTACCCGGGATATGGACTACGTAGAGTGGCTTGCCGATACCATGATTCGCGTACCGGTGGCCCACACTCTGGATGCCGTGAACATTGCCGATCGCTACGACGCAAAAGCAATTCAGCAACGTCTGGCGATGATGACGCCGCAAAATGCGCGCATCTGGTACATCAGCCCGCAGGAGCCGCACAACAAAACGGCGTACTTTGTCGACGCCCCGTATCAGGTCGACAAAATCAGCGAACAGACCTTTGCCGCGTGGCAGAAAAAAGCGCAGGGCATCGCGCTGTCGCTGCCGGAGCTTAACCCCTATATTCCGGACGACTTCACGCTGGTTAAACCGCAGAAGAAATATGCCCGTCCGGCGCTGATTGTCGACGAGCCGGGACTGCGCGTGGTGTATGCGCCGAGCCAGTATTTCGCCAGCGAGCCCAGAGCGGATGTCAGCGTGATTTTGCGCAATCCGCAGGCGATGAACAGCGCCCGGAATCAGGTTATGTTCGCCCTGAATGACTATCTGGCTGGCATTGCGCTTGACCAGTTAGCCAACCAGGCCTCCGTTGGCGGAATCGGCTTTTCCACCAACGCCAACAACGGCCTGATGCTCAATGCCAACGGCTACACTCAGCGCCTGCCCCAGCTTTTCCAGGCGCTGCTGACGGGCTATTTCAGCTACACCGCAACGGAAGAACAGCTGGCGCAGGCGAAATCCTGGTACAGCCAGATGCTGGACTCCGCTGAAAAAGGCAAAGCCTATGAACAGGCGATTATGCCGGTGCAGATGCTCTCGCAGGTGCCCTATTTTTCCCGCGACGAGCGCCGTGCGCTGCTGGCGTCGATCACGCTGAAAGAGGTAATGGCCTATCGCGAGGCGTTAAAAACCGGCGCTCGCCCGGAGTTCCTCGCTATTGGTAACATGAGCGAAGCGCAGGTGATGACGATGGCGCGCGATATGCAAAAACAGCTTGGCGCGAACGGAGCGGAATGGTGTCGCAACAAAGACGTGCTGGTGGATAAAAAGCAGTCCGTTATTTTTGAAAAAGCGGGCAGCAGCACCGACTCCGCGCTGGCGGCGGTATTCGTTCCCACGGGCTACGATGAGTATGCCAGTTCAGCCTACAGCGCGATGCTGAGCCAGATCGTCCAGCCGTGGTTTTACAATCAGCTGCGTACCGAAGAGCAGTTAGGGTATGCGGTATTCGCCTTTCCGATGAGCGTCGGACGCCAGTGGGGAATGGGTTTCCTTCTGCAAAGCAGCGACAAACAGCCGGGTTATCTTTGGCAGCGTTACAGGGCGTTTTTCCCTACCGCAGAAGCAAAGCTGCGGGCAATGAAACCTGAAGAGTTTGCCCAGATCCAGCAGTCAATCGTGGCGCAGATGCTACAGGCGCCGCAAACGCTGGGTGAAGAGGCGGGGAAAATAAGCAAAGATTTCGATCGCGGCAATATGCGCTTCGATTCGCGTGATAAAATCGTGGCCCAGATAAAGCTGCTGACGCCGCAAAAACTGGCCGACTTCTTTCACCAGGCTGTGATTGCGCCGAAAGGTATGGCGATACTGTCACAAATTTCCGGCGGCCAGAATGGCAAAGCGGAATACGTTCATCCGGAAGGCTGGAAAGTGTGGGACAGCGTCAGCGCGTTGCAGCAAACTATGCCCCTGTTGAGTGAAAAGAATGAATGA
- the recC gene encoding exodeoxyribonuclease V subunit gamma produces MLRVYHSNRLDVLEALMEFIVERERLDDPFEPEMILVQSTGMAQWLQMTLSQKFGIAANIEFPLPASFIWDMFVRVLPGIPKESAFNKQSMSWKLMTLLPELLGHDDFTLLRHYLTDDTDKRKLFQLSSRAADLFDQYLVFRPEWLTQWEAGRRVEGLGEAQRWQAPLWKALVEYTDRLGQPRWHRASLYQRFIQTLENANTCPPGLPSRVFICGISALPPVYLQALQALGKHIDIHLLFTNPCRYYWGDIKDPAYLAKLLARQRRHSFEDRHLPLFRDGASAGSLFNSDGEQDVGNPMLASWGKLGRDYIYLLSELENSQELDAFVDITPDNLLHNIQADILELENHAVAGVSLEEYSRSDSKRRLDPDDTSVTFHVCHSPQREVEILHDRLLAMLEADPTLTPRDIIVMVADIDSYSPFIQAVFGSAPPERHLPYAISDRRARQSHPVLQAFISLLSLPDSRFVSEDVLALLDVPVLAARFNISEEGLRYLRLWVNESGIRWGIDDDNVRELELPATGQHTWRFGLTRMLLGYAMESAQGEWQSVLPYDESSGLIAELVGHLASLLMQLNIWRRGLSQERPLAEWLPVCREMLNDFFLPDSETVAAMTLIEQQWQAIVAEGLGAEYGDAVPLSLLRDELAQRLDQERISQRFLAGPVNICTLMPMRSIPFKVVCLLGMNDGVYPRQMPPLGFDLMSLKPMRGDRSRRDDDRYLFLEALISAQQKLYISYIGRSIQDNSERFPSVLVQELLDYIGQSHYLPGDEALTCDESEERVKAHVTCIHTRMPFDSENFLPGERQSYASEWLPAASRSGEAHSDFVQPLAFEMPETLSLETLQRFWAHPVRAFFQMRLRVNFRSEESEIPDTEPFTLEGLTRYQLNQQLLNALVEEGDAERLFRRFRAAGDLPYGAFGEILWETQHQEMQTLADKIIACRQPSQSMEIDLHCHGVQLTGWLPQVQEDGLLRWRPSLISVSQGLQLWLEHLVYCACGGTGESRLFLRKDGEWRFPPLEAAQALDYLAQLIDGYREGMSSPLLVLPESGGAWIKACYDAVNDAMLEDDETRQKARTKFLQAYEGNMVIRGEGDDIWYQRLWRQLDPGTLETIIAQSQRYLLPLFRFNQPS; encoded by the coding sequence ATGTTAAGGGTCTACCACTCGAACCGTCTGGATGTGCTGGAAGCGTTGATGGAGTTTATCGTCGAACGCGAGCGGCTGGACGATCCGTTTGAACCTGAAATGATTCTGGTTCAAAGCACCGGTATGGCGCAGTGGCTACAGATGACCCTGTCGCAAAAATTCGGCATCGCCGCCAATATCGAATTCCCGCTGCCCGCCAGCTTTATCTGGGACATGTTTGTGCGCGTCTTACCGGGGATCCCGAAAGAGAGCGCCTTTAACAAACAGAGCATGAGCTGGAAGCTAATGACGCTATTGCCGGAACTGCTTGGGCATGACGACTTTACGCTGTTGCGCCACTATCTGACGGACGATACCGACAAACGTAAGCTGTTCCAGCTTTCATCGCGCGCGGCGGATCTGTTCGACCAGTATCTGGTGTTCCGTCCTGAATGGTTAACCCAGTGGGAGGCGGGACGAAGGGTGGAAGGACTGGGAGAAGCCCAGCGCTGGCAGGCGCCGCTGTGGAAAGCGCTGGTGGAGTACACCGATCGGCTGGGGCAGCCGCGCTGGCATCGCGCCAGCCTCTATCAGCGGTTTATTCAGACCCTTGAAAACGCCAATACCTGTCCGCCCGGCTTACCTTCGCGGGTGTTTATCTGCGGTATCTCGGCGCTGCCGCCGGTTTACCTTCAGGCGCTCCAGGCGCTTGGCAAACACATTGACATCCATTTGCTCTTTACCAACCCATGTCGCTATTACTGGGGCGATATCAAAGATCCTGCGTATCTGGCAAAACTGCTGGCGCGACAGCGGCGGCACAGCTTTGAAGACCGTCATCTGCCGCTGTTTCGTGACGGCGCCTCTGCCGGCAGCCTGTTTAACAGCGACGGCGAACAGGACGTCGGCAACCCGATGCTGGCCTCATGGGGCAAGCTGGGGCGCGATTATATTTATTTGCTTTCCGAACTGGAAAACAGTCAGGAGCTGGATGCGTTTGTCGATATCACGCCGGATAACCTGCTGCATAACATTCAGGCCGATATCCTGGAACTGGAAAATCACGCGGTAGCCGGAGTGAGCCTGGAAGAGTACTCGCGTAGCGACAGCAAGCGCCGTCTCGATCCGGATGATACCAGCGTGACCTTTCACGTCTGCCACAGCCCTCAGCGCGAAGTGGAAATTCTCCACGATCGTCTGCTGGCGATGCTGGAAGCGGACCCAACGCTGACGCCGCGCGATATTATCGTGATGGTCGCGGATATCGACAGCTACAGCCCGTTTATTCAGGCCGTATTTGGCAGCGCTCCGCCTGAGCGTCATCTGCCATATGCCATTTCGGATCGTCGCGCCCGCCAGTCGCATCCGGTGTTGCAGGCGTTTATCAGCCTGCTGTCGCTGCCGGACAGCCGTTTTGTCTCTGAGGATGTGCTGGCCCTGCTTGACGTCCCGGTGCTGGCGGCGCGTTTCAACATCAGCGAAGAAGGCTTGCGCTACCTGCGTCTGTGGGTGAATGAATCCGGCATCCGCTGGGGGATAGATGATGATAACGTGCGCGAACTGGAGCTTCCGGCGACAGGGCAGCATACCTGGCGGTTTGGCCTGACGCGAATGCTGCTGGGGTACGCGATGGAAAGCGCCCAGGGCGAATGGCAGTCCGTTCTGCCATATGACGAGTCCAGCGGGCTGATTGCAGAACTGGTCGGGCATCTGGCGTCACTGCTGATGCAGCTTAATATCTGGCGTCGCGGTCTGTCCCAGGAGCGACCGCTGGCGGAGTGGCTGCCGGTCTGTCGGGAGATGCTTAACGATTTCTTCCTGCCGGATAGCGAAACGGTAGCCGCCATGACGCTTATTGAGCAGCAGTGGCAGGCGATCGTTGCCGAAGGGCTGGGGGCGGAATACGGTGATGCGGTACCGCTTTCGCTACTGCGTGACGAACTCGCGCAGCGGCTGGATCAGGAGCGGATCAGCCAGCGTTTCCTGGCCGGTCCGGTGAATATCTGCACCCTGATGCCGATGCGCTCAATCCCTTTCAAAGTCGTGTGCCTGCTGGGAATGAACGACGGGGTTTATCCGCGGCAGATGCCCCCGCTGGGCTTTGATCTGATGAGCCTGAAACCGATGCGCGGCGATCGCAGCCGTCGTGATGACGACCGCTATCTGTTCCTCGAAGCCTTAATTTCCGCCCAGCAGAAGCTGTATATCAGCTATATCGGACGCTCAATTCAGGATAACAGCGAGCGTTTCCCCTCTGTGTTAGTCCAGGAGCTGCTGGACTACATCGGGCAAAGCCACTATCTACCGGGGGACGAAGCGCTAACCTGCGATGAGAGCGAAGAGCGGGTGAAGGCGCATGTCACCTGTATCCATACGCGGATGCCTTTTGACAGCGAGAACTTCCTGCCCGGCGAGCGGCAGAGCTATGCCAGCGAATGGTTGCCGGCGGCAAGCCGCAGCGGCGAAGCCCACTCTGATTTCGTGCAGCCGCTGGCGTTCGAAATGCCGGAGACGCTCTCGCTGGAAACGCTACAGCGCTTCTGGGCGCATCCGGTACGGGCGTTTTTCCAGATGCGTTTACGGGTCAATTTCCGCTCCGAAGAGAGCGAAATCCCTGATACGGAGCCCTTTACCCTTGAGGGGCTGACCCGCTATCAGCTAAACCAGCAACTGTTGAACGCGCTGGTGGAAGAGGGCGATGCTGAGCGTCTGTTCCGCCGCTTCCGTGCGGCGGGCGATCTGCCCTACGGCGCGTTTGGCGAGATCCTCTGGGAGACGCAGCATCAGGAAATGCAAACCCTGGCTGACAAAATCATCGCCTGCCGTCAGCCCAGCCAGAGCATGGAGATTGATCTTCACTGTCATGGCGTTCAACTGACCGGCTGGCTGCCGCAGGTGCAGGAGGATGGCCTGCTGCGCTGGCGGCCTTCGCTTATCAGCGTTTCGCAGGGACTGCAACTTTGGCTTGAACATCTTGTCTATTGTGCCTGCGGAGGAACAGGCGAAAGCCGACTGTTTTTGCGCAAAGACGGAGAGTGGCGCTTCCCGCCGTTAGAGGCGGCGCAGGCGCTGGATTATCTGGCGCAGTTGATTGATGGGTATCGGGAAGGAATGTCTTCGCCGCTTCTGGTGTTGCCGGAGAGCGGCGGCGCATGGATAAAAGCCTGTTATGACGCGGTAAATGATGCCATGTTAGAGGACGACGAAACGCGGCAAAAGGCGCGCACGAAGTTTTTGCAGGCCTACGAAGGCAATATGGTGATACGCGGCGAAGGCGATGATATCTGGTATCAGCGGCTATGGCGGCAACTGGATCCCGGTACGCTTGAGACCATTATCGCGCAATCACAACGTTACCTGCTTCCGCTTTTCAGATTTAATCAGCCGTCATGA
- the recB gene encoding exodeoxyribonuclease V subunit beta, protein MNDVAEPLDPLRLPLTGERLIEASAGTGKTFTIAALYLRLLLGLGGSAAFPRPLTVEELLVVTFTEAATEELRGRIRSNIHELRIACLRNATDNPLYAGLLAEIDDKEQAAQWLLLAERQMDEAAVFTIHGFCQRMLSMNAFESGMLFELQLIEDESLLRYQACADFWRRHCYPLPREIAQVVFETWKGPQALLADINRYLQGEAPVIKAPPPADETLASRHEAIVGRINALKQKWCESVDELEGLLESSGIDRRKFNRGNQGKWIEKISAWAQEETLSYQLPDALDKFSQRFLAERTKAGGVVPEHPLFVAIDALLAEPLTIRDLVITRALAEIRETVAREKRRRGELGFDDMLSRLDAALRSESGDALAAAIRTRFPVAMIDEFQDTDPQQYRIFRRIWRQQPETALLLIGDPKQAIYAFRGADIFTYMKARSEVSARYTLDTNWRSAPGMVNSVNRLFTQMDDAFMFREIPFQPVKSAGKNQSLRFEFHGETQPAMTMWLMEGESCGVGDYQSYMAQVCAAQIRDWLEAGQRGEALLVRGDHSRAVSASDISVLVRSRQEAALVRDALTLLAIPSVYLSNRDSVFETLEAQEMLWILQAVMTPERENTLRSALATSVMGLNARDIETLNESESAWDRVVEEFVDYRQIWQKRGVMPMLRKLMSSQHIAENLLATPGGERRLTDILHISELLQEAASQLESEYALVRWLSQHILEPDSNAASQQMRLESDKHLVQIVTIHKSKGLEYPLVWLPFITNFRVQDQAFYHDRNSFEAVLDLSHAEESIALAEAERLAEDLRLLYVALTRSIWHCSLGVAPLVRRRGDKKGDTDIHQSALGRLLQKGEAKDAAGLRAAIGAICDENIHCRMPDVASTASLPSSDEVSASLNARRVRRAPGDSWRVTSYSGLQQRGHGIAQDLMPRLDIDATGVGEATVLAPERTPHQFPRGASPGTFLHSLFEDLDFTQPVDAAWVREKLELGGYEEEWEPTLTAWIEAILRAPLNETGVTLSQLSAREKQVEMEFYLPIAQPLIAGELDALIRQYDPLSAGCPPLEFAQVRGMLKGFIDLVFRHQGRYYLLDYKSNWLGENSQAYTPEAMASAMQAHRYDLQYQLYTLALHRYLRHRIADYDYERHFGGVIYLFLRGVDRAQPEQGIYTTRPHRELIARMDEMFAGIAQEETL, encoded by the coding sequence ATGAATGATGTCGCCGAGCCCCTTGATCCCCTGCGCTTGCCCCTTACGGGCGAGCGCCTGATTGAAGCCTCAGCCGGCACCGGAAAAACCTTTACCATCGCCGCGCTCTATTTGCGCCTTCTGCTTGGGTTAGGCGGTTCCGCCGCCTTTCCCCGTCCGCTTACCGTCGAAGAATTACTGGTGGTGACCTTCACCGAGGCCGCCACCGAAGAGTTGCGCGGTCGTATTCGCAGTAATATCCATGAACTGCGTATCGCCTGTCTGCGCAATGCCACCGATAATCCGCTTTATGCCGGTCTGCTGGCGGAGATCGACGATAAAGAACAGGCGGCGCAGTGGCTGCTGCTGGCCGAACGGCAGATGGACGAGGCGGCCGTTTTTACTATCCACGGCTTCTGCCAGCGTATGCTGAGCATGAACGCCTTCGAATCCGGCATGTTGTTTGAGCTACAGCTCATTGAAGATGAATCCCTGCTGCGTTATCAGGCCTGCGCCGATTTCTGGCGGCGTCACTGCTACCCTTTACCGCGCGAAATCGCCCAGGTGGTGTTTGAGACGTGGAAAGGCCCGCAGGCTTTGCTGGCGGATATCAATCGTTACCTGCAAGGGGAGGCGCCGGTTATTAAAGCGCCGCCGCCAGCGGACGAAACGCTGGCCTCCCGCCATGAAGCCATTGTCGGGCGAATTAATGCGCTCAAGCAAAAATGGTGTGAATCGGTCGATGAACTGGAGGGGCTGCTGGAGTCTTCCGGCATTGATCGACGCAAATTCAATCGCGGCAATCAGGGCAAATGGATCGAGAAGATCAGCGCCTGGGCGCAGGAAGAAACGCTCAGCTACCAGTTACCGGACGCGCTGGATAAATTTTCGCAGCGTTTCCTGGCGGAACGCACCAAGGCGGGCGGCGTTGTTCCTGAACATCCGCTGTTTGTCGCCATCGACGCGCTGCTGGCGGAACCGTTAACCATCCGCGATCTGGTGATCACGCGGGCGCTGGCAGAGATCCGTGAGACGGTTGCCCGTGAAAAGCGTCGCCGCGGCGAACTGGGATTTGACGATATGCTCAGTCGACTGGATGCCGCGCTGCGCAGTGAGAGCGGCGATGCGCTGGCGGCGGCGATACGTACCCGTTTTCCGGTGGCGATGATCGATGAATTTCAGGATACCGATCCCCAGCAATACCGTATTTTTCGCCGAATCTGGCGACAGCAGCCGGAGACTGCGCTGTTACTGATAGGCGATCCGAAGCAGGCGATTTATGCCTTTCGCGGCGCGGATATCTTTACCTATATGAAGGCGCGTAGCGAAGTGAGCGCGCGCTATACGCTTGACACCAACTGGCGTTCCGCGCCGGGCATGGTCAACAGCGTTAACAGGCTGTTCACTCAGATGGATGACGCCTTCATGTTCCGCGAAATTCCATTCCAGCCGGTGAAGTCCGCCGGGAAAAACCAGTCGCTGCGCTTTGAGTTCCACGGGGAAACTCAGCCAGCGATGACGATGTGGCTGATGGAAGGGGAGAGCTGCGGCGTAGGCGACTATCAGAGCTATATGGCGCAGGTCTGCGCCGCGCAAATTCGCGACTGGCTGGAAGCCGGACAGCGTGGCGAGGCCCTTCTTGTTCGCGGCGACCATTCGCGCGCGGTGAGCGCATCGGATATTAGCGTACTGGTCAGAAGCCGTCAGGAAGCGGCGCTGGTGCGTGATGCCCTGACTCTGCTCGCCATTCCGTCCGTCTACCTCTCTAACCGCGACAGCGTGTTCGAAACGCTGGAAGCCCAGGAGATGCTCTGGATTTTACAGGCGGTGATGACTCCGGAACGGGAGAACACCCTGCGTAGCGCGCTGGCGACCTCTGTGATGGGGCTAAACGCCCGCGATATCGAAACGCTTAATGAAAGCGAAAGCGCATGGGATCGGGTGGTGGAAGAGTTTGTCGACTACCGTCAGATCTGGCAAAAACGTGGCGTTATGCCGATGCTGCGCAAACTGATGTCATCGCAGCATATCGCGGAAAATCTGCTGGCGACGCCGGGCGGTGAGCGTCGGCTGACCGACATTCTGCACATCAGCGAGCTGTTGCAGGAGGCGGCGTCGCAGCTGGAAAGCGAATATGCGCTGGTGCGCTGGCTTTCGCAGCATATCCTTGAGCCGGACAGCAATGCCGCCAGTCAGCAAATGCGTCTGGAAAGCGATAAACATCTGGTGCAGATTGTCACCATTCACAAATCAAAAGGGCTTGAATATCCGCTGGTGTGGCTGCCGTTTATCACCAATTTCCGCGTTCAGGATCAGGCCTTTTATCACGATCGCAACTCATTTGAAGCGGTGCTGGATCTCAGCCATGCCGAGGAGAGCATCGCGCTGGCCGAGGCTGAACGGCTGGCGGAAGATTTGCGCTTGCTCTACGTGGCGCTGACCCGTTCCATCTGGCACTGTAGCCTGGGCGTTGCGCCGCTGGTGCGGCGTCGGGGCGACAAAAAAGGCGATACGGACATTCATCAGAGCGCGCTTGGCCGACTGCTGCAAAAGGGCGAAGCGAAAGATGCCGCCGGGCTTCGCGCCGCTATCGGGGCGATATGCGATGAGAATATTCACTGCCGGATGCCGGACGTCGCCAGTACGGCGTCGCTGCCGTCGTCGGACGAAGTGAGCGCGTCGCTGAATGCCCGACGGGTGCGGCGCGCCCCTGGCGACAGCTGGCGGGTGACCAGCTATTCCGGCCTGCAACAGCGTGGACACGGCATCGCGCAGGATCTTATGCCGCGTCTGGATATCGACGCCACGGGCGTTGGCGAGGCGACGGTTTTGGCGCCGGAGCGCACGCCGCACCAGTTCCCGCGCGGCGCGTCGCCGGGAACGTTCCTGCATAGCCTGTTTGAAGATCTCGATTTTACCCAGCCGGTGGATGCCGCCTGGGTTCGCGAAAAGCTTGAGCTGGGCGGCTATGAGGAAGAGTGGGAGCCCACGCTCACCGCGTGGATTGAGGCGATACTGCGCGCGCCGCTGAACGAAACGGGCGTCACTCTGAGCCAGCTTAGCGCGCGGGAAAAGCAGGTTGAGATGGAGTTTTATCTGCCAATCGCGCAGCCGCTTATCGCCGGTGAGCTGGATGCGCTGATTCGTCAGTACGATCCGCTTTCGGCAGGCTGTCCGCCGCTGGAGTTTGCCCAGGTTCGCGGTATGCTGAAGGGGTTTATCGATCTGGTATTTCGTCATCAGGGGCGCTATTACCTGCTGGATTACAAATCGAACTGGCTGGGTGAAAACAGCCAGGCTTATACCCCGGAAGCGATGGCCTCGGCGATGCAGGCACACCGTTACGATTTGCAGTATCAGCTTTACACCCTTGCGCTGCACCGCTATCTGCGGCACCGTATCGCGGATTATGACTATGAGCGCCACTTTGGCGGGGTAATCTATCTGTTTTTACGCGGCGTGGATCGCGCACAGCCAGAACAGGGTATTTACACGACCCGCCCGCACCGCGAGCTTATTGCCCGCATGGACGAAATGTTTGCCGGTATTGCACAGGAGGAGACGCTATGA